The Nitrospirota bacterium region ATGGTCTCTAAGAACAAACTGTCACCATTTTGGACATCCTCAAAGAAGAAAAATCGCTTTGATTCAAGCTTTGGCGGTGCCTCTGCAATAAGAAGGAGTTTAATTACCTCCGGCTTATACTTTTGTCGTGCAGATTCAAAATCTTCTTTCATCATTAATCACTTTATTGGTGGGTTTCGTATAACGGGCTAGCGGCTGGCGGAAGTGCCCGAAGGGCATTTCTTGAGAAGCCGATGACCACTTATCTCGTTCATATCCGAAATATTTCGCTTTTTGTCCAGTTTTGGGATTGTAGACGAAGTATTTCGTTTATCCCAACTCTGGCTGAAAAGCCAGATAACTACTTAATTTGACAAATTTCGTCAGGTTTCATCTCCTTTTTAATATTTAAGCTGTCCAAGGGACTCTTTATCTTACCTATGCTTGGGTATAAATCCCAGCTCTTGAGCTTTTGTGTTCCACATTGTTGAAAATAACGCAAATCCATTCCGCCTGTTCTTTTCCGCCCCAGCGGATCTCCGACTGATTCAAATCGTTTTGAAAATGCATAGCGAGCTAATATAAAAGATAATAATCCCTTACATTTCGAAGATTCCCCGTCCCGATACTTCGGGACTGCGGGGAGCTTCAAAAGCTCGTGTGATTATTTTTATTACTTATTGATTACTTTAATCGCCTTTTTATCATCTGCTGTTTTAAAGACACCGGTTGAAGACTTACCAGTTGATGTTGTACCGTACATATAGTTTATGTTGATGCCTGCATCAGCAATCCTTTTTGCGACCTTCTGTAATTCGCCGACCTTGTTCGACATTTCTACTGCAACCACCTCCTCTTCTTTAATCTCGACTCCCAATGGAGCAAGTGCCTTCTTAGCCTTTGCAATGCTGTCAGTGGTCAGCATAAAATATGCGCTATTGTCCATCTCGTAGGCACATATGGCGGTGATATTGACCTTTGCACCTGCGATTGCCGCTGTCACCTCTGAAAGCAATCCAGCCCTATTGGGCATGGAAAAACTGATTTGCTTTAATTTTCTTGCCTTTGCCATCCCGCACCTCCTAATTTAAGGTTATTTTGATTGCAATTTTACAATAATATAGTTCGACATTGTTTAAAATTGTTCAAAGCAGTTCAAAATAGGCGGACAATTTTGAACTACTTTGAACTTTTTGAACCATTTAAACTTATATATAGTTAGGATGTTCCACGTGGAACATTATGTAACAAATCATTAAAGGTTTGCGTGTATCTTCCTCATCTCCTCTTCAGCAATCCCGAGCTTGCTCATCAATTCGAGCACGCAGGCTTCAAAGAAGATAAGGGTTGAAATTTCAAAGAGAGAGCCGAGGGGTGGCAGGGGAATGCCCATCAACTCTCTTGTTGTATAGCCTGCTACCTCTCTGGGCAGGGCTTCTGACTTTATAACAACACTCACATCCGCAAGCTTTGCAAGTGGAGATTCAGGGTCCCATGTGATCGC contains the following coding sequences:
- a CDS encoding ACT domain-containing protein, with translation MAKARKLKQISFSMPNRAGLLSEVTAAIAGAKVNITAICAYEMDNSAYFMLTTDSIAKAKKALAPLGVEIKEEEVVAVEMSNKVGELQKVAKRIADAGININYMYGTTSTGKSSTGVFKTADDKKAIKVINK